The Edaphobacter sp. 12200R-103 genome contains a region encoding:
- a CDS encoding carboxymuconolactone decarboxylase family protein produces MAHSPSALSVYFNANIGFEFGTLTPAERQIVLLTASKENDCAYCSTSHSALARFFSNVPSEALLAIESGNKPSDPKLDALVSLTRQLVSLRGVVPRETIQLFLDSGYRKEQPLEVLIGIGIKTISNYFDHLSALEIDDEFLSIISKSA; encoded by the coding sequence TTGGCCCATTCACCGTCAGCCTTAAGCGTATATTTCAACGCAAATATCGGCTTTGAATTTGGAACGCTGACCCCCGCGGAAAGACAGATCGTGCTTCTAACCGCCAGCAAGGAAAATGACTGCGCTTATTGCAGCACGTCCCATAGCGCACTGGCGCGATTCTTCTCGAACGTTCCTAGTGAGGCACTGCTAGCAATCGAGTCCGGAAATAAACCCAGCGATCCAAAGTTGGATGCTCTAGTCTCTTTGACCCGTCAATTGGTCTCGTTGCGTGGAGTTGTCCCAAGAGAAACAATTCAGCTCTTCCTCGATTCCGGTTATAGGAAAGAACAACCTTTGGAGGTGTTAATTGGGATCGGGATTAAGACTATAAGCAATTACTTCGATCACCTGTCTGCCCTTGAAATCGACGATGAGTTTTTGAGCATAATCTCTAAATCAGCTTAG
- a CDS encoding sigma-70 family RNA polymerase sigma factor, producing MNGSLERERDESGLIGKICQGQTELFQTLIKPYERTVFAVAYSVMNNGADAEDVAQEAFLNALRGLKSFRAEAKFSTWLIQIAFNEARMRLRRSRIRAHQSLEEIVGNEESDYVPRDFADWREIPSEALARKELRQIIEKTLQSLRPIYRQVLILRDVRGLSTAETSQVLNITEDVVKTRLRRARLQMREALAPGYDGSWTSESKVYKSVRPW from the coding sequence ATGAATGGAAGTCTCGAACGAGAGCGAGATGAGAGCGGGTTGATAGGCAAAATATGCCAAGGGCAAACGGAGCTGTTTCAAACGCTTATTAAGCCATATGAACGCACTGTCTTTGCCGTCGCCTACTCTGTCATGAACAATGGTGCGGATGCTGAAGACGTCGCACAAGAGGCATTCCTGAATGCATTAAGAGGGCTGAAGAGTTTTCGCGCAGAAGCTAAATTCAGCACCTGGCTAATCCAGATCGCGTTCAATGAGGCGCGCATGCGATTGCGCCGCAGCCGCATCCGGGCGCACCAATCGCTGGAGGAGATTGTGGGGAACGAAGAAAGCGATTATGTGCCCAGAGATTTTGCGGATTGGCGGGAAATTCCGAGCGAAGCGTTGGCGCGCAAGGAGTTGAGGCAAATCATCGAGAAAACCCTTCAATCTCTTCGACCGATTTATAGGCAAGTTCTTATTCTCCGTGATGTACGAGGTCTCAGTACTGCCGAAACGTCACAGGTTTTAAACATTACGGAGGACGTCGTGAAAACGCGCCTTAGACGCGCAAGATTACAAATGCGTGAGGCGCTAGCCCCAGGTTACGACGGCAGTTGGACATCTGAATCGAAGGTGTATAAAAGTGTGAGACCGTGGTGA
- a CDS encoding anti-sigma factor yields MRETVIEISCVEVWREISNYIDGDIEPELRARLELHFKKCKDCRAVLHGTGNAVRLLTDGDWYPLPEGFSERLFLRLSSEYLREKF; encoded by the coding sequence ATGAGAGAGACGGTCATAGAAATCAGTTGTGTCGAAGTTTGGCGAGAGATCTCCAACTATATCGACGGGGATATCGAGCCGGAACTCAGAGCGCGCTTGGAGCTTCACTTCAAGAAATGCAAGGACTGCAGAGCAGTACTCCACGGAACTGGCAATGCTGTGCGCCTGTTAACTGATGGTGACTGGTATCCACTCCCCGAAGGATTCAGTGAACGGCTCTTTTTGCGGCTTTCGTCGGAATATCTCAGAGAGAAGTTTTAA
- a CDS encoding DUF4440 domain-containing protein, with the protein MDDRYAINAAKTALREGYNSADVEQILSVFADGFTDMTAGLPTFFGVDAKTILRAKLEGLFRDYEVDLTPIIVDIAIAENLAVEYGWHELTIRPKAGGPPEVRRTRYSEIWNRDSNLAWHIVFVMDNADQEPELVEELLFKLKAEPGAL; encoded by the coding sequence TTGGACGATCGCTACGCCATCAATGCCGCCAAGACCGCGCTGCGCGAAGGCTACAACAGCGCTGATGTAGAACAGATTCTTTCTGTTTTTGCCGACGGTTTTACCGACATGACCGCAGGGCTACCAACCTTTTTTGGGGTCGATGCAAAAACTATACTGCGGGCCAAGTTGGAAGGGCTCTTCCGCGACTATGAGGTCGATCTGACCCCAATCATCGTGGATATCGCAATCGCCGAAAATCTTGCCGTCGAGTATGGCTGGCACGAGCTGACAATTCGTCCCAAGGCGGGTGGACCTCCGGAGGTGAGGCGCACGCGATACTCAGAGATCTGGAATCGCGATTCAAACCTCGCATGGCATATCGTTTTTGTTATGGATAACGCCGACCAAGAGCCAGAACTTGTCGAGGAGCTGTTATTTAAGCTGAAGGCTGAGCCTGGCGCGCTCTAG
- a CDS encoding response regulator transcription factor, with product MPPPKPVRVLLVDDHPIFREGLSMVIQSQSDLLLVGQAENAEDALSQFRRSRPDVTIMSQKLPDVSGTDALIAIRKESPRAIVMMLTTSKKDMDARRALNAGAAAYVLKNTPKAEMLRVIRWVSEGRRHIPSEVASTIAEHLGQEELSPRESSVLTLIRDGYRNKQIAGRLGICETTVNFHIRNIVEKLQANDRTHAVTIGFRRGLLELE from the coding sequence ATGCCACCACCTAAACCCGTACGGGTATTGTTGGTCGATGACCATCCGATCTTTCGCGAAGGGCTGAGTATGGTCATTCAATCACAGTCTGATCTGCTGCTCGTAGGCCAGGCGGAGAATGCGGAGGATGCTCTGTCCCAGTTTCGTCGCAGTCGCCCTGACGTGACGATTATGAGTCAGAAACTTCCGGACGTGAGCGGTACAGATGCGCTTATTGCGATCCGGAAAGAAAGCCCTCGAGCGATCGTGATGATGCTGACTACATCCAAAAAAGATATGGATGCGCGCCGTGCGCTCAATGCGGGCGCTGCCGCCTATGTTTTGAAGAACACCCCTAAAGCGGAGATGCTCCGCGTGATCCGGTGGGTCTCTGAGGGGCGTAGACACATCCCTTCCGAAGTAGCGAGCACAATCGCAGAACATCTGGGACAGGAGGAGCTTTCTCCACGGGAGAGCTCGGTCCTGACGCTGATCCGAGATGGTTATCGGAACAAACAGATCGCGGGGCGCTTAGGAATTTGTGAAACAACGGTCAATTTCCATATCAGGAACATCGTTGAAAAGCTTCAGGCAAATGACCGGACTCATGCTGTGACCATCGGCTTTCGACGTGGCCTTTTGGAGCTCGAATAG
- a CDS encoding NAD(P)/FAD-dependent oxidoreductase, translating to MATATVIGSGPNGLAASIVLASAGYHTTVFERNKGIGGACATAETTLPGYRQDLGSSVYPLGKASPFFSSLPIDIPWIQPDVSCAHPLDDGTAVLLEHSIDATLEHLDAGDRENYRSIIEPLASNFTYLVEEILQPIQHLPHHPLLMARFGTHAILSAERFVQYHFRGKRARALFAGVSTHAVLPFDSFASAAVGMIFLAAGHVGGWPILRSGAQSLSDALAAYLTTLGGVIHCNHEVREIPSANLVLADVSPRQLIGIAKEALPSSFQKQLNRFRYGPAAFKVDFALSSPIPWRASECSRAATVHVGGSFEEIAEAEKTLNSNRPFVLVGQPSLFDPSRAPAGRHTAWAYCHVPNGSTVDYTDTIENQISRFAPEFRDCILARAVSGPADLQNWNPNLIGGDILSGRMDFRQLLLRPTRSLYRTPKAGLYLCGASTPPGGGVHGMCGYHAARQAITDGLRK from the coding sequence ATGGCGACAGCCACGGTAATCGGTTCTGGGCCAAACGGACTAGCGGCGTCTATCGTGCTGGCCTCGGCCGGTTACCACACGACGGTGTTCGAACGGAATAAAGGGATCGGCGGTGCTTGTGCGACGGCTGAAACCACCCTGCCAGGATACAGACAAGACCTCGGGTCTTCCGTCTATCCGCTTGGTAAAGCGAGTCCTTTCTTCAGCTCACTTCCCATTGATATCCCTTGGATTCAGCCTGATGTCTCCTGCGCTCACCCGCTCGATGATGGTACCGCCGTTCTTTTGGAGCATTCGATTGATGCAACTTTGGAGCACCTTGATGCCGGCGACCGTGAAAACTACCGATCCATCATCGAGCCCCTGGCTTCCAACTTTACATATCTTGTCGAAGAGATTCTTCAACCAATTCAACACCTGCCTCACCATCCATTATTGATGGCTCGCTTTGGAACGCACGCGATCCTATCAGCTGAAAGATTTGTCCAGTACCATTTCCGGGGAAAGCGCGCGCGAGCCCTCTTCGCAGGAGTATCCACTCACGCCGTCCTGCCGTTCGATAGTTTTGCCTCGGCTGCGGTCGGGATGATCTTCCTGGCCGCAGGTCACGTAGGTGGTTGGCCAATTCTTCGAAGCGGTGCCCAGTCGCTCTCCGATGCGCTGGCAGCTTATCTGACGACTCTCGGTGGGGTGATTCATTGCAATCACGAGGTCCGAGAAATTCCGTCCGCCAATCTTGTCTTGGCCGATGTCAGCCCGCGGCAGTTGATCGGAATTGCCAAAGAGGCATTGCCCTCTTCATTCCAAAAACAACTGAACCGATTTCGCTATGGACCTGCGGCCTTCAAGGTTGACTTCGCTCTTAGCTCTCCGATCCCATGGCGAGCTTCAGAGTGTTCTCGAGCCGCGACCGTTCACGTTGGAGGTTCATTTGAAGAGATTGCGGAGGCCGAGAAGACACTGAATTCCAATCGGCCGTTTGTACTTGTCGGGCAGCCCTCGCTCTTCGACCCCAGCCGTGCGCCAGCGGGTCGGCACACTGCATGGGCATATTGTCACGTTCCTAACGGAAGTACAGTCGATTACACCGATACGATCGAAAATCAGATTTCCCGATTCGCACCAGAATTTCGAGACTGCATCTTGGCTCGAGCAGTATCGGGGCCTGCAGATTTACAGAATTGGAACCCCAATCTCATCGGCGGCGACATTCTCAGCGGTCGAATGGACTTTCGACAACTCCTTCTACGTCCAACCCGCTCGCTTTATCGAACTCCGAAGGCTGGCCTCTATTTGTGCGGCGCGTCGACTCCGCCAGGCGGAGGAGTGCACGGAATGTGCGGCTACCACGCGGCCCGACAAGCCATAACAGATGGCCTTCGGAAATGA
- a CDS encoding RNA polymerase sigma factor, with protein MALEHSAPPDNAIPDKLRTNDARLLALAKAGDEGAYQELIKQASPVALRAVRRILRTEADAEDALQEALIRSYLKLYTFDGRAKFSTWFTRIAINSALMIRRQYIRSSEVLLIAGQEMNDWMVSNLADPHPGPFEMLRISQEYKVLHHAIDSLPLTQKEVLRVWCGDDASMNDIALRLQLSVPAAKTRLLRARRAVVAEAKAGLKPS; from the coding sequence ATGGCTCTGGAACACTCTGCCCCACCAGACAATGCGATCCCCGACAAGCTCCGAACTAACGATGCGAGACTTTTGGCTCTTGCCAAAGCGGGGGATGAGGGCGCTTATCAGGAGCTGATCAAGCAGGCTTCTCCGGTTGCTCTCCGAGCAGTCCGCAGGATCCTTAGAACGGAGGCCGACGCCGAAGACGCCCTGCAGGAAGCGCTCATTCGTTCGTATCTTAAGCTATACACCTTCGACGGCAGAGCAAAATTCTCAACCTGGTTTACCCGGATAGCCATCAATTCGGCACTCATGATTCGACGTCAGTACATCAGAAGCTCTGAAGTGCTTCTTATCGCTGGCCAAGAGATGAACGATTGGATGGTCTCGAACTTAGCCGATCCTCACCCAGGTCCTTTTGAGATGTTGAGGATCAGCCAGGAGTACAAGGTTCTTCATCACGCAATTGATTCCTTACCACTCACTCAGAAGGAAGTACTGCGGGTTTGGTGCGGCGATGATGCTTCAATGAATGACATTGCACTTCGATTACAGCTCTCAGTACCGGCAGCCAAGACACGCTTGTTGCGTGCTAGACGCGCTGTGGTAGCCGAGGCAAAAGCGGGCCTAAAACCCTCTTGA
- a CDS encoding NnrS family protein, translated as MADYSNPFQAECMDKEAQPPEQYANIDRIAIERHSQRLTIAFIVSGLFFMLLPGTFLGVWKLVDISREHTVNSLNPAWLQAHGQAQIFGWIGSFIIGIGFYSLTKMQGTKKFPVQAGWVAWTLWTLGVTSRWVGGTTGWHWRVLLPLSAVMELIAFWLFGRSLRQRRPRHNSKPKEHWLKAVIASTFGFLAVLVINLMILIHLARTGDSPALPHVLDQQMALLSLWGIVVPTIFAFNSRWLSLFAGLRQPSWASFFAAYALIVVALWALFLQWQSISAVAFLFSALLVVEALHVWEPAVQPAKLLHVHRCFPLFLRMAYIWLVISCILHMLAVLYDHSGGIWGASRHALSVGFIAGMVFAIGQRVLPAFCGMRVLWSARLMFWSLLLLNLGCALRVIFEALAYESYWEFAWRVLPFSALMELAAVALFALNLAVTLLLPPAHLRSQPSSVVVL; from the coding sequence ATGGCTGATTATTCAAATCCGTTCCAGGCAGAATGCATGGATAAAGAAGCGCAGCCACCGGAACAATATGCGAATATCGATCGCATTGCGATAGAGCGGCATAGCCAGAGGCTTACTATAGCGTTCATTGTAAGCGGATTGTTTTTTATGTTGTTGCCTGGAACGTTTCTTGGGGTGTGGAAGCTTGTCGACATTTCCAGAGAACATACGGTAAATAGTCTGAATCCTGCATGGCTCCAGGCTCATGGACAGGCGCAGATCTTTGGGTGGATAGGCTCTTTCATCATAGGAATTGGCTTTTATTCTCTGACCAAGATGCAGGGAACGAAGAAATTTCCTGTTCAAGCGGGTTGGGTGGCGTGGACTCTATGGACGTTGGGAGTTACGTCCCGGTGGGTTGGCGGAACAACTGGCTGGCATTGGAGGGTTTTACTTCCGCTCTCTGCCGTGATGGAACTTATTGCTTTCTGGCTGTTTGGTCGCTCTTTGAGGCAGCGCCGCCCACGCCACAACAGCAAACCCAAGGAGCATTGGCTAAAAGCAGTTATCGCTTCTACATTCGGTTTTTTGGCTGTGCTGGTCATAAATCTCATGATTCTGATCCATCTTGCTCGAACGGGAGATTCTCCAGCGTTGCCTCATGTGCTTGACCAGCAGATGGCATTATTATCGCTGTGGGGGATTGTCGTTCCGACGATATTTGCGTTTAATTCGCGTTGGCTATCACTTTTTGCGGGATTACGCCAGCCGAGTTGGGCTTCGTTTTTTGCAGCATACGCTCTTATTGTCGTGGCTCTTTGGGCGCTCTTTCTACAGTGGCAGTCCATATCTGCTGTCGCATTTTTATTCTCAGCTCTTTTGGTCGTGGAGGCCCTCCACGTTTGGGAACCGGCCGTGCAGCCGGCCAAACTGTTGCATGTCCATCGCTGCTTCCCACTCTTTCTGCGCATGGCTTATATTTGGCTTGTCATCTCCTGCATCCTTCATATGTTGGCGGTGCTTTACGACCATTCAGGGGGTATCTGGGGCGCCAGCCGCCATGCGCTATCCGTTGGCTTTATTGCAGGAATGGTATTTGCGATCGGCCAACGAGTGCTTCCGGCATTTTGCGGGATGCGTGTATTGTGGAGCGCGAGGTTGATGTTCTGGTCATTACTCCTGTTAAATCTGGGATGCGCTCTGCGGGTGATCTTCGAAGCGCTCGCCTATGAGAGTTACTGGGAATTTGCGTGGAGGGTGCTTCCATTCTCTGCGCTTATGGAACTGGCGGCGGTTGCTCTATTCGCTCTGAATCTTGCGGTGACCTTGCTGCTTCCGCCAGCTCATCTTCGTTCTCAACCGTCATCTGTCGTAGTTTTGTGA
- a CDS encoding class I SAM-dependent methyltransferase, translating to MNHLHRILCRSGLWRRTLQRDVLPWVLDGVELGDDVLEIGPGPGLTTDLLKARVKRLTAIEIDRPLATALGRRLEGTNVAVLNQDATEIQITDASFDSAVCLMMLHHVASLELQDKLLHEVARVLRPGGYFIGCDLTFLSRFDPIHLFDTKVPVPPETFPMRLNAAGFQDINIHIRSRAFRFQART from the coding sequence ATGAATCATCTGCACCGGATTTTATGCCGCTCTGGGCTCTGGCGCCGCACTCTGCAACGAGACGTCCTTCCATGGGTGCTCGATGGGGTGGAGCTTGGAGATGATGTGCTTGAGATCGGTCCAGGGCCTGGACTGACAACGGACCTGCTGAAAGCTCGCGTAAAGAGGCTAACCGCTATTGAAATCGATCGGCCATTGGCAACGGCTCTTGGTCGTCGACTGGAGGGAACTAACGTCGCTGTCCTGAACCAGGATGCAACGGAGATACAAATAACCGATGCAAGCTTTGATAGTGCTGTCTGCCTAATGATGCTTCATCATGTGGCCTCTTTAGAACTTCAAGATAAGTTGCTTCATGAAGTAGCGAGGGTCCTTCGCCCCGGGGGATATTTTATTGGCTGCGATCTGACTTTTTTGTCCCGCTTCGATCCCATTCATCTGTTCGACACGAAAGTTCCTGTTCCACCGGAAACATTTCCTATGAGGCTTAATGCTGCAGGGTTTCAAGACATCAACATCCATATCCGATCTCGCGCATTTCGCTTTCAGGCCCGCACTTAA
- a CDS encoding hemerythrin domain-containing protein, translating to MLTQIGAKPESDFSDPLGMLTDCHQRIRQFLSILITVCEEAAEKQLTPDQRIVLEKALWYFREAGPRHTADEEESLFPRLRAKDVPRVHRAFEKIARLEADHRQAEGDHDDVDIIGHRWLSDGSLSKEDLRQMKVLLTDLTRLYKRHLVMEEAEIFALADGVLSRNEKDLVGREMAARRGILRR from the coding sequence ATGCTCACACAGATAGGTGCAAAACCTGAGAGTGACTTCAGTGATCCGTTAGGCATGTTAACGGACTGCCATCAACGGATACGACAATTTTTAAGCATACTTATTACCGTTTGCGAGGAAGCCGCTGAGAAGCAGCTCACTCCAGACCAGCGAATTGTCCTGGAGAAGGCCCTCTGGTACTTCCGCGAAGCTGGCCCGAGGCACACGGCAGATGAAGAAGAGTCTTTATTTCCCCGGCTTCGGGCAAAGGATGTCCCCAGGGTTCATAGGGCTTTTGAAAAAATCGCAAGGCTTGAGGCGGATCATAGGCAGGCAGAAGGCGATCATGATGACGTCGATATTATTGGTCATCGATGGTTATCAGATGGATCTCTCTCGAAAGAAGACCTCCGGCAGATGAAGGTGCTTTTGACCGATCTAACAAGGCTTTATAAGCGCCATCTTGTCATGGAGGAGGCTGAAATCTTTGCGCTCGCTGATGGGGTATTGTCACGCAATGAAAAGGATCTGGTTGGCCGGGAGATGGCTGCCCGTCGCGGTATTTTGCGGAGATGA
- a CDS encoding ferredoxin family protein, whose protein sequence is MAYVIAEPCIGTKDTACVDACPVDCIHPKRNEGDFDSSSMLFINPMECIDCGACVPVCPVAAIYAEGDLPEKWDKYVQINAEHYAKKVTE, encoded by the coding sequence ATGGCATACGTTATTGCCGAACCATGCATTGGGACGAAGGATACCGCTTGTGTTGACGCTTGCCCAGTAGACTGCATTCACCCTAAGAGAAACGAAGGCGATTTCGACTCTAGCTCGATGCTCTTCATCAATCCTATGGAATGTATTGATTGTGGCGCATGTGTTCCGGTGTGCCCTGTGGCTGCGATTTATGCAGAAGGCGACCTTCCTGAAAAATGGGATAAATACGTACAAATAAATGCCGAGCATTATGCAAAGAAAGTTACGGAGTAA
- the ctaD gene encoding cytochrome c oxidase subunit I → MGTIPALVPTLPERTYLNNEYGLKSWLLTQDHKRIAILYMLTTSFFFVIGGLAAAFIRLELLTPAGDLVASDTYNKLFTIHGIIMVFFFLVPVAPAVLGNFLIPLMIGARDVAFPKLNLLSWYLFITGGSLELYSMIFGGVDTGWTFTTPLSTHYLNTNVVSAAMGIFVAGFSSILTGVNFIVTIHRMRAPGMTWFRLPLFIWSYYATSIIFVLATPAVAISLVLVALERVLGLGFFDPRLGGDPLLFQHLFWFYSHPAVYIMILPGMGIISEVIACFSRKRVFGYTAVAFSSVAIAIFSFFVWAHHMFIMGISNYAALMFSLMSMLVAIPSAIKVFNWSATMYRGSIHFTTPMLYAFGFIGLFTMGGMTGVMLASLGMDIQMTETYFIVAHFHYVMVGGMISAYMAGLHFWWPKITGRMYSESLGKLAACTLFIGFNLTFFPQFVLGYLGMPRRYHAYPPEFQVLNALSTAGASVLAIGYLLPAVYLLWSLKYGEIAGNNPWRAAGLEWTTQSPPITENFTEIQDVTEEAYNYAKIDNPVTVGNESIAAS, encoded by the coding sequence ATGGGAACGATACCAGCACTGGTCCCCACTTTACCCGAAAGGACCTATCTCAACAACGAATACGGGCTTAAGTCGTGGCTGCTGACACAGGACCACAAGCGGATCGCTATTCTCTACATGCTCACGACGAGTTTTTTCTTCGTCATTGGCGGTTTGGCTGCGGCCTTCATACGGTTGGAATTACTGACTCCTGCTGGCGATCTTGTTGCCTCTGACACCTATAACAAGCTCTTCACCATCCACGGAATCATTATGGTCTTTTTCTTCCTGGTTCCGGTAGCTCCCGCGGTACTGGGAAATTTCCTCATTCCTCTCATGATTGGCGCTCGCGATGTCGCGTTTCCAAAGCTCAATCTTTTGAGTTGGTACCTCTTCATTACCGGAGGCAGCCTTGAGCTATATTCGATGATCTTTGGCGGCGTGGATACCGGATGGACGTTCACTACTCCGCTAAGCACACATTACCTGAACACGAATGTTGTTAGCGCGGCAATGGGCATTTTTGTCGCCGGATTCTCCTCAATATTGACGGGAGTCAACTTCATCGTCACTATCCATAGGATGCGGGCCCCGGGAATGACCTGGTTCCGGCTCCCTCTCTTTATCTGGTCCTACTACGCGACGTCGATTATCTTCGTTCTCGCAACTCCCGCTGTCGCTATCTCTCTTGTGCTGGTTGCCTTGGAACGCGTTTTAGGACTTGGATTTTTCGATCCTCGGCTGGGTGGAGACCCACTTCTTTTTCAACACCTCTTCTGGTTCTATTCCCATCCTGCCGTCTACATAATGATCTTGCCTGGAATGGGAATCATATCTGAGGTAATTGCATGTTTTAGCAGAAAGCGAGTCTTCGGCTATACCGCAGTTGCCTTTTCATCTGTCGCTATCGCCATTTTCAGCTTTTTCGTTTGGGCCCACCATATGTTCATCATGGGCATATCCAACTATGCGGCTCTCATGTTTTCGCTCATGAGCATGCTGGTTGCCATTCCGTCCGCAATCAAGGTTTTCAACTGGTCGGCGACGATGTACCGTGGCTCCATACACTTTACGACCCCCATGCTATATGCCTTTGGTTTTATTGGGCTTTTCACGATGGGTGGCATGACGGGTGTAATGCTCGCCTCTTTAGGAATGGACATCCAGATGACAGAGACCTATTTCATCGTGGCGCACTTCCATTACGTCATGGTGGGTGGCATGATCAGCGCCTATATGGCTGGATTGCATTTCTGGTGGCCGAAGATTACTGGAAGGATGTACTCAGAGTCTTTGGGAAAACTTGCGGCTTGCACTCTCTTTATTGGCTTCAACCTTACATTCTTTCCGCAATTTGTACTTGGCTACCTTGGTATGCCGCGACGTTATCATGCCTACCCTCCAGAATTTCAGGTGTTGAATGCCCTTTCAACAGCCGGCGCCTCTGTTCTTGCCATCGGCTATCTTCTCCCGGCCGTCTATCTGCTCTGGTCTTTGAAGTATGGAGAAATCGCCGGTAATAATCCATGGCGCGCCGCAGGATTGGAGTGGACAACTCAATCGCCTCCTATCACCGAAAACTTTACTGAAATTCAAGATGTAACCGAAGAAGCTTACAACTATGCGAAGATCGACAATCCGGTCACGGTAGGCAATGAATCCATTGCGGCGTCCTAA
- a CDS encoding DUF2249 domain-containing protein — protein MLKYRLNELIEFDDRRFNPKVLVNDPGYRMVLLNIKANQSVPEHATSGKVTIYVMRGHVTFYEQDVPCELRSEEVISVASGVKHRVDAHEDSALLVLATGTAKEEHPDLNDEIDIRAVPRPQRHPLIFAKFDSLPVGSSVLLVNDHDPVPLSQQFESFRPGQAAWEYLERGPNIFRIRITKVSAHNEQEALSGIRLSPGQTQSGSTKL, from the coding sequence ATGCTTAAATACCGTCTCAATGAATTGATCGAATTCGATGACCGCAGATTCAACCCCAAAGTGCTGGTCAATGATCCGGGCTACCGTATGGTGCTCTTGAATATCAAAGCGAATCAATCTGTTCCCGAACACGCGACATCGGGAAAGGTCACCATATACGTCATGCGCGGCCACGTCACATTTTATGAGCAGGATGTCCCTTGCGAGCTGCGTTCTGAAGAAGTTATTAGTGTTGCGTCTGGGGTCAAGCATCGTGTTGACGCACACGAAGATTCGGCTCTTCTGGTGCTCGCAACAGGAACCGCCAAGGAAGAACATCCTGATTTAAACGACGAAATCGATATTCGCGCAGTACCACGTCCCCAACGTCATCCGCTGATCTTCGCGAAATTTGATTCGTTGCCGGTGGGGAGTTCCGTCTTACTGGTTAATGATCACGATCCCGTGCCCCTGAGCCAGCAGTTCGAGAGCTTCCGGCCTGGCCAGGCAGCGTGGGAGTATCTTGAACGGGGACCAAATATCTTTCGCATAAGAATTACGAAGGTCTCGGCTCATAACGAACAGGAAGCTCTATCTGGAATCAGGTTATCGCCGGGTCAGACACAGAGTGGTTCGACAAAGCTTTGA
- a CDS encoding Crp/Fnr family transcriptional regulator — MERIAALQRTRLFSEESSEGLAKLAQRATEMQFQPGEMLFFSGDSAKGLFAVIKGKVRVFRHNAAGREQVMHMDTAGATIGEVPVFDDGPYPASAVAEQATEVLFLHKRDIYAFCLEHPTFALKALKLMAERVRRHAQLVDALSFHEVGQRLALFLLNEAKNGGTDGYGRPTFRLVLSNHEIAIRIGSVRDVVSRALTRLQHDGMVKLKARSVTIMDFKALQLYSENRSKHISHPRGQGIVKDC, encoded by the coding sequence ATGGAAAGAATCGCTGCCTTGCAGCGCACGAGATTATTCAGTGAAGAAAGCTCCGAAGGACTTGCAAAGCTCGCACAGAGAGCCACGGAAATGCAATTTCAGCCTGGAGAGATGTTGTTCTTCTCAGGTGATTCGGCAAAGGGGTTGTTTGCAGTCATAAAAGGGAAGGTACGTGTCTTCCGGCACAATGCTGCAGGGCGTGAACAAGTAATGCATATGGATACTGCTGGTGCAACGATTGGAGAGGTTCCTGTGTTCGATGATGGGCCGTACCCTGCATCTGCGGTCGCCGAACAGGCTACAGAAGTCCTCTTCCTCCACAAGAGAGACATTTATGCCTTTTGTCTGGAGCATCCGACTTTCGCTCTCAAAGCGCTAAAGCTGATGGCGGAACGAGTTAGAAGACATGCGCAACTGGTTGATGCTCTGTCTTTCCACGAAGTTGGTCAAAGACTTGCCTTGTTTCTATTGAATGAGGCAAAGAATGGCGGAACTGACGGATATGGTCGCCCGACATTCAGGCTCGTGCTTTCCAATCATGAAATTGCCATTCGTATCGGCTCTGTACGGGATGTCGTTTCTCGTGCACTCACGCGACTCCAACACGATGGAATGGTTAAGCTAAAGGCCCGCTCTGTAACGATTATGGATTTCAAGGCTCTGCAGCTTTATTCAGAAAATCGCAGCAAACACATATCGCATCCTCGAGGTCAGGGGATCGTTAAGGACTGTTGA